One window of Nicotiana tomentosiformis chromosome 11, ASM39032v3, whole genome shotgun sequence genomic DNA carries:
- the LOC104086808 gene encoding biogenesis of lysosome-related organelles complex 1 subunit 1, with protein sequence MDRSKQGDSAHGLEASLIQFINLHHSSSLKLRDFTEKAKKNAIRSARRVSELLVDSVNGEVQESFVMQKRIEMEIRALAATILQFGKQTDQWLAASHSINTAIKEIGDFENWMKTMEFDCKSINAAICNIHQE encoded by the exons ATGGATCGGTCAAAACAAGGAGATTCTGCTCATGGCTTAGAAGCTTCACTCATTCAATTCATTAACCTTCACCATTCTTCCTCTCTCAAGCTCCGTGATTTCACCG AGAAGGCGAAGAAGAATGCAATTCGAAGTGCGAGACGTGTTTCAGAGCTGTTGGTGGACTCAGTTAATGGAGAAGTGCAAGAGTCTTTTGTAATGCAAAAGAGAATTGAAATGGAAATTCGAGCTTTGGCTGCAACTATTTTGCAATTTGGGAAGCAAACTGATCAGTGGCTTGCTGCTTCTCACTCCATTAATACTGCAATTAAG GAAATTGGAGATTTTGAGAATTGGATGAAGACAATGGAGTTTGATTGTAAAAGTATTAATGCTGCAATCTGCAATATTCACCAGGAATGA
- the LOC104086809 gene encoding probable calcium-binding protein CML48, giving the protein MSSYGNRATYSPSAPPLSDPNEPPVAHPYHPPPPSSSGNYSNYPNYPQSQQPQSSGYGYGPSSSSSYGYNYQQPTPNYATFPPGTDPQIIQSFQMVDRDQSGFVEEKELQEALSSGYQRFSLRTIRLLIFLFKNPSDQFPRIGPKEFAALWSCLGQWRAIFERFDRDRSGKIDATELRDALYSLGYMVPPSVLEVLISRYTDGSGRRPELCFDSFVECGMIVKGLTEKFKEKDTRYTGSAKLTYDEFMSMILPFIVSY; this is encoded by the exons ATGTCATCTTACGGCAACAGAGCAACTTATTCTCCTTCAGCACCACCTCTCTCCGACCCGAATGAGCCCCCAGTAGCCCATCCCTAtcatcctcctcctccttcttcttcggGAAATTACTCAAATTACCCAAATTACCCTCAGTCTCAACAGCCACAGAGTAGTGGTTACGGATATGGGCctagttcttcttcttcttatgggTATAATTACCAGCAGCCTACTCCAAATTATGCAACTTTTCCTCCTGGGACTGACCCACAAATTATTCAGAGCTTCCAGATGGTGGACAGGGACCAAAGTGGGTTTGTTGAAGAGAAGGAGTTACAAGAGGCTCTTTCTTCGGGTTACCAAAGGTTTAGTCTTAGGACTATTCGTTTGCTCATTTTTCTCTTCAAAAATCCCTCTGACCAGTTCCCACGCATTG GACCAAAAGAATTTGCTGCACTATGGAGTTGTCTTGGTCAATGGAGG GCAATATTTGAGAGATTTGATAGAGATCGAAGTGGGAAGATTGATGCGACAGAACTAAGGGATGCTCTCTACAGTCTTGGATACATGGTGCCACCGTCTGTTCTTGAAGTTTTGATCTCCAGATATACTGATGGAAGCGGTCGGAGGCCTGAGCTATGTTTTGATAGTTTTGTCGA ATGTGGGATGATTGTGAAG GGCTTGACTGAAAAGTTCAAGGAGAAAGACACACGTTATACCGGCTCGGCAAAACTGACCTATGATGAGTTCATGTCCATGATCCTACCTTTTATTGTGTCATACTAG